A portion of the Candidatus Poribacteria bacterium genome contains these proteins:
- a CDS encoding ParA family protein encodes MSPCHHRSLPMKVLSIVSQKGGTGKTSLATHLSVEAERNGHTTALIDLDPQASAAKWGDDRESDTPAIIATPASRLNHWLEIAEENGATLAIVDTAPNTSYETPDVIKASSSVLIPCKPSIVDIAAIKNTLTVAEMEKKPSYVILNMVRPNTNLGREARKAIESNYNTECLPFEIGDRVGFIHAYNSGATVVELEPRSKSADEIRRLYAYLAKEMEI; translated from the coding sequence ATGTCACCATGTCACCACAGGAGTTTACCGATGAAAGTCTTATCAATCGTATCGCAGAAGGGCGGGACAGGAAAAACATCGCTCGCAACGCATCTATCCGTTGAAGCAGAGCGGAACGGTCACACCACCGCCCTGATAGATCTTGACCCCCAAGCGAGTGCTGCGAAGTGGGGAGATGACCGAGAGTCAGATACCCCTGCGATCATCGCAACGCCAGCCTCACGATTGAATCACTGGTTAGAGATCGCTGAAGAAAACGGGGCAACACTCGCGATTGTTGATACTGCACCAAACACAAGCTACGAGACCCCTGACGTCATCAAAGCCTCATCAAGTGTCCTAATTCCATGCAAGCCGTCTATCGTGGACATAGCCGCCATCAAAAACACGCTCACGGTTGCTGAGATGGAAAAGAAACCCTCGTATGTCATTCTGAATATGGTACGTCCGAATACCAATTTAGGAAGGGAAGCACGTAAGGCGATCGAGAGTAATTACAATACAGAATGCCTACCCTTTGAGATAGGCGATCGCGTCGGTTTTATCCATGCCTACAATTCCGGTGCAACCGTCGTAGAACTCGAACCTCGTAGCAAATCCGCCGACGAGATCCGCCGACTCTATGCGTATCTCGCAAAAGAAATGGAGATATAA
- a CDS encoding site-specific DNA-methyltransferase encodes MPCTDNSVPIDQILCGDNLELIQRLPDCSIQLVITSPPYFQQRDYGSGMGNEKSVNDYIEILLCLFRECVRVLTEDGNIVFNIGDKYQNSNLLLVPYRFALAAMDTGGVRLVNEITWVKKNPTPRQFSRRLVSSTEPFFHFAKSDRYFYNPKAFLAKSETPQSPKKKNGTTVGQKYFQLIDKSELSEAEKTCARTELEQVIQEVKSGKTHSFRMKIRGIHAAPFGGQEGGRTSQLRNKGFTIIRIHGNKLKRDVIETPVATLKGNKHPAIYPVEVVEEFLHLLTPTGALVLDPFMGAGSTAVACKRLGRHYIGYDINAEYCEDAQQRVLQTSDGSQQHLFDFEANS; translated from the coding sequence ATGCCCTGTACGGATAATAGTGTCCCAATCGATCAAATCCTGTGTGGGGATAATCTCGAACTTATTCAGCGATTACCGGATTGTAGTATTCAATTGGTTATTACCTCACCCCCTTACTTCCAGCAACGCGATTACGGCAGCGGTATGGGGAATGAAAAGAGTGTCAATGACTACATCGAGATTCTACTCTGCCTCTTCCGCGAATGTGTCCGTGTTCTGACGGAGGATGGCAATATCGTTTTCAATATAGGCGATAAATATCAGAACAGCAACTTACTGCTTGTTCCCTATCGTTTCGCGCTTGCAGCGATGGATACAGGTGGCGTGAGACTTGTCAATGAAATTACATGGGTCAAAAAGAATCCAACACCGCGTCAGTTCAGCCGCCGCCTCGTCAGTAGTACCGAACCGTTCTTCCATTTTGCCAAATCAGATCGCTATTTCTACAACCCAAAAGCCTTCTTAGCAAAATCCGAAACCCCGCAGTCCCCGAAGAAAAAAAATGGCACCACTGTTGGGCAGAAATATTTTCAGCTTATTGATAAATCCGAGCTTTCCGAGGCAGAAAAAACCTGCGCACGCACAGAATTAGAGCAGGTGATTCAAGAGGTGAAAAGCGGGAAAACCCACAGTTTTCGGATGAAAATACGCGGCATCCATGCGGCTCCATTCGGTGGGCAGGAGGGCGGGCGCACATCGCAGCTGAGAAATAAAGGGTTTACAATCATTCGGATTCACGGCAATAAACTCAAACGAGATGTCATTGAAACACCTGTTGCGACCCTTAAGGGGAATAAACACCCAGCAATCTATCCCGTGGAAGTCGTGGAGGAGTTTTTACATCTCCTCACGCCTACGGGGGCATTGGTACTGGATCCATTTATGGGGGCTGGCTCAACCGCTGTGGCTTGCAAAAGACTCGGTAGACATTATATCGGCTATGATATTAATGCCGAATACTGTGAAGATGCCCAGCAACGTGTCCTACAAACGTCGGATGGCTCGCAGCAGCACCTATTTGATTTTGAGGCGAATTCATGA
- a CDS encoding DNA methyltransferase, whose product MNQIRSILEDTYQIAASSDSTYAALSESQESWVNTLMEKAESFRAVLTVLITSLVKKIQTPTQDIRYHQDNLPNGYSGRGLDTDQITPFMKEKFRRFAMAESGWLTRSLEQAHPYTLEYPGKIRSKTVKDAFLQILNDIEENKADPQRYLRAIFSALITLMEESQISFDFLKESQHTEIVTIGEIVDLLRRHFSHDYGVAGASRLPVLAVYSAYEMLMGIQRYEGKTLLPLKSHTTADTKSRGIRAIGDIEVMHDNRFFEGVEIKHNIPISLGIVEDAYQKFAPTSVSRYYLLTTAEPNVEDVDAVNDFVSEIHRQHRCEVIVNGILPSLKYYLRLLRSPQLFLEGYLRNLQLDYEQKAEIKEPHLRYWETLLNSSNLRAGNSIL is encoded by the coding sequence ATGAACCAAATCCGTTCAATTCTCGAAGATACCTATCAAATCGCAGCCTCAAGCGACAGTACCTATGCTGCTCTCTCAGAAAGCCAGGAAAGTTGGGTCAACACTCTCATGGAAAAAGCCGAATCCTTTAGAGCCGTTCTGACCGTCCTGATTACATCCCTCGTCAAAAAGATTCAGACACCGACCCAAGATATCCGCTATCATCAAGACAATCTTCCAAATGGTTATTCAGGCAGAGGCTTAGACACAGATCAGATAACCCCCTTCATGAAAGAGAAATTTAGAAGATTTGCTATGGCAGAAAGTGGATGGTTGACCCGCTCTCTTGAGCAAGCTCACCCTTACACGTTAGAATATCCTGGCAAGATTCGTAGTAAAACCGTCAAAGATGCCTTTCTTCAAATTCTCAACGACATTGAGGAAAATAAAGCGGATCCGCAAAGATACCTACGGGCGATTTTTTCTGCCCTAATTACCTTGATGGAAGAATCACAGATAAGTTTCGACTTTCTGAAAGAATCACAACACACAGAGATAGTAACGATTGGAGAAATAGTGGATCTTCTTAGACGCCACTTTTCGCACGACTATGGCGTTGCGGGTGCTTCACGACTTCCAGTATTGGCTGTTTATTCCGCATATGAGATGCTGATGGGGATTCAACGCTATGAAGGTAAAACGCTCTTGCCATTGAAGAGCCATACCACAGCAGATACCAAATCTCGTGGAATACGCGCAATTGGAGATATCGAGGTCATGCACGACAATAGGTTTTTTGAGGGCGTCGAAATCAAACATAATATCCCCATTTCGCTCGGAATTGTTGAAGATGCCTATCAAAAATTTGCGCCGACCTCTGTTTCTCGTTACTATCTCCTCACCACAGCGGAGCCGAATGTTGAAGATGTAGATGCGGTAAACGACTTCGTCAGTGAAATTCACAGACAACACAGGTGTGAGGTGATTGTCAACGGCATTCTGCCTTCATTGAAATACTATCTGCGATTGTTAAGGAGTCCTCAACTTTTTTTAGAGGGCTACTTGAGAAATCTTCAGTTGGATTATGAACAGAAAGCAGAAATCAAAGAACCACATTTGCGATACTGGGAAACCCTGCTAAATTCATCTAATCTTCGGGCAGGAAACTCCATCCTTTAG
- a CDS encoding transposase produces the protein MKKKRKKKQHRRTYKYQIREHPQNMRLGNMLEDLCDVHNHFLNLENRYYRIYGKYAGRYRLQPHLTDMLKRTHPHWAWIPRDTLDAVIINLHRGFENFFDIPKFGRPKHKRRGKLRSAKFQSGYLLEEGRVRISFKEWDEPSQSFKFNKRWFSFHQHRDWKGNVRYIQILRDAVGTYWLYVVTDDASKEVLPATDESVGADFGIDTYLTLSNGEKIRHPQFLKKSLTELRTLYKALSRKVKGSGNWWRCLREIVRLFRHITNQRKDWHFKLATDLCRRFDFIATETLNLDGMKRLWGRKVSDLAFYQFVEILRYKCFKHSREFQQVGQWTPTTKPCSDCGYHNKNLSLSDRQWTCPECGTHHDRDVNAAINILRAACDPVVEQM, from the coding sequence ATGAAAAAGAAAAGAAAGAAAAAACAACACCGTCGCACATATAAATACCAGATACGCGAACACCCGCAGAATATGCGTCTTGGCAACATGCTTGAAGACTTGTGTGATGTGCATAACCACTTTCTCAACCTTGAGAATCGGTATTATCGCATCTATGGAAAATATGCCGGGCGTTATCGTTTGCAACCCCATCTGACAGATATGTTGAAACGCACACACCCGCATTGGGCGTGGATACCGCGAGATACCCTTGACGCTGTGATTATCAATCTTCACCGTGGTTTTGAAAACTTTTTTGATATTCCTAAGTTCGGTCGCCCGAAACACAAAAGACGTGGAAAACTGCGGTCTGCTAAGTTTCAATCGGGTTATCTCCTTGAAGAAGGACGCGTGCGTATCTCTTTTAAGGAATGGGACGAACCCTCGCAATCCTTCAAGTTCAATAAACGTTGGTTTTCTTTTCATCAGCATCGTGATTGGAAAGGGAATGTTCGCTATATCCAAATTCTTCGCGATGCTGTTGGAACATATTGGCTTTATGTTGTCACCGATGATGCATCCAAAGAGGTCTTGCCCGCAACAGATGAAAGCGTTGGGGCGGATTTCGGTATAGATACCTATTTGACACTCAGCAACGGTGAGAAAATCCGCCACCCACAATTTCTGAAAAAATCCTTGACTGAACTCCGAACACTTTACAAAGCACTGAGCCGTAAAGTCAAAGGCTCCGGCAATTGGTGGCGGTGTCTCCGTGAAATCGTCCGTTTGTTCCGGCATATCACGAACCAACGCAAAGATTGGCACTTCAAACTTGCCACTGATCTTTGCCGAAGATTTGACTTTATCGCGACCGAGACGCTGAACCTTGATGGCATGAAACGACTCTGGGGACGCAAAGTTTCCGACCTCGCTTTCTACCAGTTCGTTGAGATATTGCGGTATAAGTGTTTCAAACATAGTCGTGAGTTCCAACAAGTCGGACAATGGACACCGACAACGAAACCGTGTTCAGATTGTGGGTATCACAACAAAAATCTTTCTCTTTCAGATCGGCAGTGGACCTGTCCCGAATGTGGCACACACCACGATAGAGACGTGAACGCTGCGATCAACATTTTACGGGCTGCTTGTGATCCCGTTGTGGAGCAGATGTAA